GGCCGAAGTGGTCGCTCACGGTCTGAGCAAGAAAATCTATGTCCGCAAGTACAAGAGCGGCATTCAATACCGTCGCCGTAACGGTCACCGTCAGCAGTTCACCACGCTGAAAATCACGGCGCTCGGGTAAGAGGTAACAGGCCATGGCACACAAAAAAGGTGTAGGTTCCTCTAAAAACGGACGTGACAGCAACCCCAAATACCTCGGCGTCAAGAAATTTGGCGGCGAAGTGGTGCTTGCGGGCAACATCCTGGTTCGCCAGCGTGGCACCAAGTTCAAGGCTGGCAACGGCGTGGGCATGGGCCGCGATCACACCCTGTTCGCTCTGCAAGACGGCATTGTGACCTTTGCTGACAAAGGCACCAAGGGCCGCTTCATCAGCGTGCAGGCCCAGGTTGCTGCTGCAGACTGAATCTCAAACCAGGGTGAGGGCCAGGTCAAAACTGGCCCTCACTTTTGTCATGTGACTCACGCACAAAAGCGGGAAACTCAGGTCATGCAGAAGCTTTTGGTGACGTTCATTCTGACAGCCTCCCTGGCGCAGGCACAGGAGTTTAACAGCATCCGCATGGTTTCGGACCAGCAGGTGTGGGGCTTCACCCGTGGAGGGGCTTACTTCTCCGAAGATGCTGCCCAGACCTGGAAACAGGTGACTCCGGCTTTCACCGAGCAGGTGACTGCCCTGCAAGGCTTTGCGCTGGACGCAAAACATGCCTGGCTCACCGGGCAGGGAGATGGCAAGGTGCTGCTGGCCTTCACGCAGGATGCCGGGCAGAACTGGACGCAACTGAAGCTTTATGAGCAGGGACAGGGGGCCTGGGTGCAGTTCCGCGACCCCCAGAACGGTTTTGCCGTGATTGGGATGGACGCAGGCATGAGCCACCAGGCTTTCATTCTGCTGAAGACCTCCAATGGCGGGGTCACCTGGCAGAAGGTCAACAGCAGCAAGAACGATTACTTCAAAACGCCTGAGTTGCAGGGAGGCAACCTCCCGGACATCTGCTGCATCACCGATGCCCTCTTTGTGAACGACAAAACGGTGCTGGTGACCGGCGGATACACCCCCATCGAGAAGCCCTACTTTTTTCGCAGCAACAATGGGGGCAAGACTTTTGTGGCAGCCAGTTCAATCCTGCCCCTGAATGCCACAGAGCGAAAAAGCTTTTCCCGTCTTGAAATCCCGTATGCTAAAGGGGATGTGGTGCTGGTGGTGGGAACCTTCAGCACACCTGAGCAACCCAGTGTTCTGGTGACCTTCCTGTCGCAGGATGGCGGAAAGAGCTGGGTCAGAGGAGAAAAACTCAACCCCAGATCTCAACCTCAACGGACACAGGTGCTCTTCACGGACGCCAAAAACGGATTCACCTGGCTGGGAGGGAAGTTGTACAAGACCTCCACCGCCGGACAGACCTGGCACGAAATCAAGGTGCCCTTTGAAAATGCTGCGGGGTTCAAACAGATCACCTTCGCAGACCCCAGAAACGGCATGGCTCTTCTGGACACCTCCCTGTGGATCACCGGGAACGGTGGAGAGTCATGGCAGGAAATCAAGAGGTGAAGTGTGGCTTTTCGGGACGTTCTCGAAATTGAAGTGATTGCAGGCAACGGTGGCGATGGTGCCATGAGCTTCCACCGGGCCAAATACATGCCCAAAGGTGGCCCGGACGGTGGTCACGGGGGCAAGGGCGGCAGTGTGTTCCTGCGGGCGGTCAACAACGTCAGCAGTCTGGACACATTGATCGGCAGACGCAAATACAAGGCCAGCAACGGCTGGTACGGTGAAGGCCGCCTCAGAAACGGCAAAGACGGCGAGGACATGGTCATTGATGTGCCCGTCGGAACCACCGCCTTCGATGTGGAATCGGGCCGTGTGATTGCCGACCTGACCGAAGTCGGACAGGTCAAACTGGTCGCCAAGGGCGGATCGGGCGGACGCGGAAACAGCGTGTTCGTGACCCCCACCCGCCAGGCCCCCAGATTCGCAGAACTCGGGACCAAAGGGGAAACCCGCAAGATCCGTCTGGAACTGCGTCTGATTGCAGATGTGGGGCTCGTGGGCTACCCCAACGCCGGAAAATCCAGCCTGCTTGCCAGACTGTCCCGCGCCAATCCCGAAATCGCCGATTATCCGTTCACCACCCTGAGCCCCATTCTCGGTGTGGTGACCCGTGAAGACCAGGAAGACCAGCGTTTCACCCTGGCAGACATCCCCGGCATCATCGAAGGGGCCTCTGAAGGCAAAGGGCTGGGCCTGGAGTTCCTGCGCCACATCAGCCGCACCCGACTGCTGGTGTACGTGCTGGCCGGAGATCAGGACCCGGTGGGCAACCTGGAAAGCCTGCAGACCGAGTTGCAGAGCTACGACCCCAGCCTGCTGGACGCTGCCGCCTGCATCGTGCTGAACAAAATCGACCTGATCGAAGAAGACGTGCAGGAGATGATCGAGGAAGAGTTGCAGGAATTCGGTCTCCCGGTGCTGAAAATCAGTGCCCTGGAAGAAATCGGCCTTGACCAGCTCAAAGAAACCCTCTTTGACCTGCTGCCCTCCCGTGAACTGTGGCGTGAAACCCACACCCTGGAAGAAGAACCCGAAGTGGTCCGCATCGAGCCCCTGCGCATCGAACGCCACGAGGACATCATCCCGGGAGACAACGAATACGAAGAGGAAATCGAAATCGTCTGGGAGGTGCTCGGAGGGGGCTTTGCAGAACGTCTGGCCCGCTTCTCCCGTCACCTCGACGACGCTGCAGAATACCTGCAGGCCTACTTCAAACGGGAAGGTCTCTTCAACGCCCTCAAACGTGCTGGAGCCAAACAGGGCGACACCGTGGAAATCGGCATCATGAAGTTCGAGTACTTCGAGGACGAGAACTGATTTAGAGAGCAGAAGGCCAAAGGCAGAAGGCTCTCACCTGATGGCCAAAGCTCTAACTTTTTTGCCTTCTGCTTTCTGCCTTCTGCTGAGGGGTATGTATGATTCACGCTAGGCTTCCTGGCCCGAACTCTTATAATGAAACCGCTGAGCGTGGCATGATGATGATTCCTCCACACCTCGATTTCTGGGCAAGACGCATTCAACTGATGGTGAAACCCCGACGCTTTGAGCATGTGCTGAGGGTGGCCGAACTGGCCCACCAGATTGCACTGTCCAATGGTCTGGATGCGGATCTGGCCTATGAGGCAGGCCTCCTTCACGACATTGCCCGGGACATCAGCAGCACGGATTTGCTCAAACTCGCTCCACCGGAGTGCCCCATCGATGAGCGGCATCCGCTGGCCTTGCATGGGCGTGCCGGAAGGGTGCTGCTGGAGTACTGGGGGTACAACAACGAGGATGTGCTGTACGCTGTGGAGGAACACACCACCGGGCCGAGTCCGGACCGTCCCATCAGTGCAGTGGTCTACATTGCCGATGTGAGCGAGCCCGGGCGCAACGTGAACCACCACATCCGTGAGATGGCCTTTGATGACCTGCAGGGTGCGCTCGATCTCGCCATTGGCAGCAAGGTGCGTTACCTGCAGGGCCGGGGCATCGAGGTGCATCCCAGAACCATGAAGGTGTTCAACAGCCTCATTTCCAGCGACAGGTGAAGATGCATTGATGGAACGAACCCCCAAGAGCAAACCGAAGCAGCAGTGGCGCATCTGGCGCACCGTTCAACTGACCAGCCTGATGCTGGCCGCCAGTGGCCTCCTGGGTTTTGCCCTGATGAGTGCCCAGGGCATCACCGGGAAGCGTGCAGGTCTGGTCACCGCCAGTGGTGAAGCGCCCAGTTTCACGGTGTTGCTTGCCGGTCTGGAAGCGTCTTACTGTGCCTGGGCCACCCCCACAGCTCCGGCCCGCAAGTGCACGCCTGAGGAAGCGGTGGACCGCAACAAGGTGGTGGACG
Above is a genomic segment from Deinococcus cellulosilyticus NBRC 106333 = KACC 11606 containing:
- the rpmA gene encoding 50S ribosomal protein L27 encodes the protein MAHKKGVGSSKNGRDSNPKYLGVKKFGGEVVLAGNILVRQRGTKFKAGNGVGMGRDHTLFALQDGIVTFADKGTKGRFISVQAQVAAAD
- a CDS encoding sialidase family protein, coding for MQKLLVTFILTASLAQAQEFNSIRMVSDQQVWGFTRGGAYFSEDAAQTWKQVTPAFTEQVTALQGFALDAKHAWLTGQGDGKVLLAFTQDAGQNWTQLKLYEQGQGAWVQFRDPQNGFAVIGMDAGMSHQAFILLKTSNGGVTWQKVNSSKNDYFKTPELQGGNLPDICCITDALFVNDKTVLVTGGYTPIEKPYFFRSNNGGKTFVAASSILPLNATERKSFSRLEIPYAKGDVVLVVGTFSTPEQPSVLVTFLSQDGGKSWVRGEKLNPRSQPQRTQVLFTDAKNGFTWLGGKLYKTSTAGQTWHEIKVPFENAAGFKQITFADPRNGMALLDTSLWITGNGGESWQEIKR
- the obgE gene encoding GTPase ObgE, translating into MAFRDVLEIEVIAGNGGDGAMSFHRAKYMPKGGPDGGHGGKGGSVFLRAVNNVSSLDTLIGRRKYKASNGWYGEGRLRNGKDGEDMVIDVPVGTTAFDVESGRVIADLTEVGQVKLVAKGGSGGRGNSVFVTPTRQAPRFAELGTKGETRKIRLELRLIADVGLVGYPNAGKSSLLARLSRANPEIADYPFTTLSPILGVVTREDQEDQRFTLADIPGIIEGASEGKGLGLEFLRHISRTRLLVYVLAGDQDPVGNLESLQTELQSYDPSLLDAAACIVLNKIDLIEEDVQEMIEEELQEFGLPVLKISALEEIGLDQLKETLFDLLPSRELWRETHTLEEEPEVVRIEPLRIERHEDIIPGDNEYEEEIEIVWEVLGGGFAERLARFSRHLDDAAEYLQAYFKREGLFNALKRAGAKQGDTVEIGIMKFEYFEDEN
- the yqeK gene encoding bis(5'-nucleosyl)-tetraphosphatase (symmetrical) YqeK, which translates into the protein MVKPRRFEHVLRVAELAHQIALSNGLDADLAYEAGLLHDIARDISSTDLLKLAPPECPIDERHPLALHGRAGRVLLEYWGYNNEDVLYAVEEHTTGPSPDRPISAVVYIADVSEPGRNVNHHIREMAFDDLQGALDLAIGSKVRYLQGRGIEVHPRTMKVFNSLISSDR